In the Rhizobium sp. CB3090 genome, one interval contains:
- the choV gene encoding choline ABC transporter ATP-binding protein — translation MTTAVGFKNVSIIFGDRPEAALKLADAGKTRDEIGKATGLVLGVANASLEIKEGEILVLMGLSGSGKSTLLRAVNGLAPVVRGEVVVNSKSGPVNPYSCSPKALRDLRMHTVSMVFQQFALLPWRTVADNVGFGLELAGVPEAERKKRVDEQLQLVNLTQWANRKVNELSGGMQQRVGLARAFATGAPILLMDEPFSALDPLIRTRLQDELLEFQRRLKRTILFVSHDLDEAFRIGNRIAIMESGRIIQCGTPQEIVKNPADQYVADFVQHMNPISMLTARDVMQQGLSHSAAGGSVTATATATTPLVEILDALTHQPGNIGVVDNGVIIGTISAQDIVAGLTSHRRRE, via the coding sequence ATGACCACCGCCGTCGGCTTCAAAAATGTCAGCATCATCTTCGGTGATCGTCCTGAGGCAGCGCTCAAGCTTGCCGATGCGGGAAAAACACGCGACGAGATCGGTAAGGCGACCGGCCTGGTGCTCGGCGTCGCCAATGCCTCCCTCGAGATCAAGGAAGGTGAAATCCTCGTGCTCATGGGCCTGTCCGGCTCCGGCAAGTCCACGCTGCTGCGCGCCGTCAACGGCTTGGCGCCAGTGGTGCGCGGCGAGGTCGTCGTCAACAGCAAGAGCGGACCGGTCAACCCCTATAGCTGTAGTCCCAAGGCGCTGCGGGACCTGCGCATGCATACCGTCTCCATGGTGTTCCAGCAGTTCGCGCTACTGCCCTGGCGCACCGTCGCCGACAATGTCGGCTTCGGCTTAGAGCTGGCCGGCGTGCCGGAGGCCGAGCGCAAGAAGCGCGTCGACGAGCAATTGCAGCTCGTCAATCTGACGCAATGGGCAAACCGCAAGGTCAACGAACTCTCCGGCGGCATGCAGCAGCGCGTCGGCCTCGCCCGTGCTTTCGCCACCGGCGCGCCGATCCTGCTCATGGACGAGCCGTTCTCCGCGCTCGATCCGCTGATCCGCACCCGCCTGCAGGACGAGCTTTTGGAATTCCAGCGCCGCCTGAAGCGGACGATCCTTTTCGTCAGCCACGATCTCGACGAGGCCTTCCGCATCGGCAACCGTATCGCCATCATGGAGAGCGGGCGGATCATCCAGTGCGGCACGCCGCAGGAAATCGTTAAGAACCCCGCTGACCAATATGTCGCCGACTTCGTGCAGCATATGAACCCGATCAGCATGTTGACCGCCCGCGACGTCATGCAACAGGGCCTCAGCCACTCCGCAGCAGGCGGCTCGGTCACCGCGACGGCCACGGCCACAACGCCGCTCGTCGAAATCCTCGACGCGCTGACACATCAGCCGGGCAATATCGGCGTCGTTGACAACGGCGTGATTATCGGGACGATTTCTGCCCAGGATATCGTGGCTGGCCTCACCAGCCACCGGCGGAGGGAGTAG
- a CDS encoding pyridoxamine 5'-phosphate oxidase family protein: protein MNDKPSVLRETDDQARKQARILLRSGRFASLAVLDPETGFPSVSRVLTGTDIDGVPVILVSGLSAHTKALSKDPRASILFGEPGKGDPLAHPRLSVQCRAERVDRENRLHGRIRSRFLARHPKAKLYADFADFCFFRLIPLTASLNGGFGKAYVLPGNDLMILSAANEMLAEQADVIVRELLAHYPRIITTIVSSLRGSVGKNWRICGLDMAGIDLIRGDEALRWEFDPSFGELHDAHTYISKIAYSIP from the coding sequence ATGAACGACAAACCGTCCGTATTGCGGGAAACCGATGACCAGGCGCGCAAGCAGGCACGTATTCTGCTGCGCTCCGGCCGCTTTGCGTCGCTCGCCGTCCTCGACCCGGAAACAGGCTTTCCTTCCGTCAGCCGCGTGCTGACCGGCACGGATATCGACGGCGTGCCGGTCATTCTTGTGTCCGGCCTTTCAGCCCATACCAAGGCGCTGTCGAAAGATCCGCGCGCCTCGATTCTTTTCGGCGAACCTGGCAAAGGCGATCCTCTCGCCCATCCGCGCCTCAGCGTTCAGTGCAGGGCCGAACGTGTTGATCGCGAAAACCGTCTGCATGGACGCATTCGCTCGCGCTTTCTTGCCCGGCATCCTAAAGCCAAGCTTTATGCCGATTTTGCCGATTTCTGCTTTTTCCGCCTCATACCGCTTACCGCCAGCCTGAATGGCGGTTTCGGGAAAGCCTATGTTCTGCCGGGAAACGATCTGATGATTCTTTCAGCAGCTAACGAAATGCTCGCTGAACAGGCTGATGTGATAGTGCGAGAATTACTAGCCCACTATCCGCGTATCATTACAACTATAGTGAGTAGCCTAAGAGGATCGGTCGGTAAAAATTGGCGGATTTGTGGCTTAGATATGGCGGGAATCGACCTAATTCGGGGAGATGAGGCCTTGAGATGGGAATTCGACCCATCCTTTGGGGAGCTGCACGACGCTCATACATACATATCTAAAATAGCATACTCGATACCTTAA
- a CDS encoding metalloregulator ArsR/SmtB family transcription factor, whose product MKTRNLAEHSNVAAALLSAMANPKRLMILCSLVKGEVPVGVLANQVGLSQSALSQHLSKLRAQKLVKTRRDAQTIYYSSTSDSVIRVLETLEDIYCEPEKSRSAA is encoded by the coding sequence ATGAAGACAAGAAATTTGGCCGAACACTCCAACGTGGCGGCAGCATTATTATCTGCTATGGCGAACCCGAAGCGCCTCATGATTCTTTGCAGCCTGGTCAAGGGTGAAGTTCCAGTTGGCGTATTGGCCAATCAGGTGGGACTCAGCCAATCTGCACTTTCCCAGCATCTTTCGAAGCTGCGCGCCCAGAAGCTGGTGAAGACCCGCCGCGATGCTCAAACGATTTACTACTCCAGCACCTCAGACTCGGTCATCCGGGTTCTTGAAACGCTGGAAGACATTTATTGTGAACCGGAAAAAAGTAGATCGGCTGCTTAA
- a CDS encoding aspartate aminotransferase family protein has product MSDRQNATPNDLRAFWMPFTANRQFKKEPRLFVGAKDMYYTTHDGRQVLDGTAGLWCVNAGHCRPKITEAIREQAGELDYAPAFQLGHPKAFELANRLVDIAPEGMNHVLYTNSGSESVETALKVALAYHRVKGNGSRFRLIGRERGYHGVNFGGISVGGIVSNRKMFGTLLTGVDHMPHTHVPGKNAFTRGQPEHGGDIASELERIVTLHDASTIAAVIVEPIAGSTGVLIPPKGYLQKLREICTKHGILLIFDEVITGFGRLGAPFAAQYYDVKPDMITTAKGLTNGVIPMGAVFVTSEIHDAFMQGPEHMIEFFHGYTYSGNPIASAAALATLDTYKEEGLLTRAAELSDYWADALHSLKDCPNVIDIRNTGLIGAIELDPIAGEPTKRAFTAFLKAYEKGLLIRTTGDIIALSPPLIIEKHHIDELFGKLRDILQNNI; this is encoded by the coding sequence ATGTCCGACCGTCAGAATGCCACCCCCAACGATCTGCGCGCCTTTTGGATGCCGTTTACGGCTAATCGCCAGTTCAAGAAGGAACCTCGCCTCTTCGTCGGCGCCAAGGATATGTACTACACCACCCATGACGGGCGACAGGTGCTGGACGGGACGGCCGGCCTCTGGTGCGTGAATGCCGGCCATTGCCGGCCGAAGATCACCGAAGCAATTCGCGAGCAGGCGGGCGAACTCGATTATGCGCCCGCCTTCCAGCTCGGCCATCCCAAAGCTTTTGAGCTGGCGAACCGGCTGGTCGACATTGCCCCAGAGGGCATGAACCACGTTCTCTACACCAATTCAGGTTCTGAATCCGTCGAAACCGCGCTTAAGGTGGCGCTTGCCTACCATCGGGTGAAGGGCAACGGCTCGCGTTTCCGCCTCATCGGCCGCGAGCGCGGCTATCACGGCGTCAATTTCGGCGGCATCTCCGTCGGCGGCATCGTCTCCAACCGCAAGATGTTCGGTACGCTGCTGACCGGCGTCGACCACATGCCCCACACCCATGTTCCCGGCAAGAATGCCTTCACGCGCGGCCAGCCGGAGCACGGCGGCGACATCGCCAGCGAGCTGGAGCGCATTGTCACGCTGCATGACGCCTCCACCATCGCTGCCGTCATTGTCGAGCCGATCGCCGGCTCTACGGGCGTGCTGATCCCGCCGAAGGGCTATCTGCAGAAGCTGCGCGAAATCTGCACCAAGCACGGCATCCTGCTGATCTTCGACGAAGTCATCACCGGCTTTGGCCGCCTCGGAGCCCCCTTCGCCGCGCAATATTACGACGTGAAGCCGGACATGATCACCACGGCCAAGGGCCTGACGAACGGCGTCATTCCGATGGGTGCGGTCTTCGTGACATCGGAAATTCACGACGCCTTCATGCAGGGACCCGAGCATATGATCGAGTTCTTCCATGGCTATACCTATTCCGGCAACCCGATCGCCTCTGCCGCAGCTCTCGCGACGCTCGATACCTACAAGGAAGAAGGCCTGCTGACACGCGCCGCCGAGCTTTCGGACTATTGGGCCGATGCGCTGCATTCCCTGAAGGATTGCCCTAATGTCATCGACATCAGGAACACCGGCCTGATCGGCGCCATCGAGCTCGACCCTATCGCCGGCGAACCCACCAAACGCGCCTTCACCGCCTTTCTCAAGGCCTATGAAAAAGGCCTGC